In one Leptotrichia sp. OH3620_COT-345 genomic region, the following are encoded:
- the rmuC gene encoding DNA recombination protein RmuC, translated as MEVETLNSSIQMLKNQIEMNHLIIFILIIITGILCIIALFYILKIRKNQQEELNYLKDEIENLLTEGFVAGTEKNITENAKKFSEMEKSMTLNVKNNLLQGITQLNRELSGNNEKLLVRFTDFGTKLGSAMNENNQRMSENINKFKDELKKEISNDFETLNRKIENKLDMMNTKVEERLSKGFEETTKTFGNVLERLGKIDEAQKKIEDLSSNVVSLQDVLTDKKSRGIFGEVQMYQILSSVFGEKNDRIYRKQYKLSNGMIVDAVIFAPEPMGNIAVDSKFPLENYRRMYDSELTLSERENAKKEFSINLKKHIDDISSKYIVHGETSDQAILFLPAEAVFAEINAYHTEIIEYAYRKNVRIASPTTLMSVLTTLQVIMMNIERDKYAHIIQEELIKLNKEFDRYQERWTTLEKDIEKVTRDVKSITTTSNKITKRFNEISSVEFTEKVTVKNGEIQ; from the coding sequence ATGGAAGTTGAGACACTGAATAGCAGTATACAAATGTTGAAAAATCAAATAGAAATGAATCATCTTATTATTTTTATATTAATTATAATAACGGGAATTTTATGTATAATAGCTCTTTTTTATATTTTAAAAATAAGAAAAAATCAGCAGGAAGAACTGAATTATCTGAAAGATGAAATTGAAAATTTATTGACGGAGGGATTTGTAGCCGGTACTGAAAAAAATATAACTGAAAATGCAAAGAAGTTTAGTGAAATGGAAAAAAGTATGACATTAAATGTAAAAAATAATTTATTACAAGGGATTACTCAACTGAATAGAGAGTTGTCAGGAAATAATGAGAAACTTCTTGTGAGATTTACAGATTTCGGAACCAAACTAGGTTCGGCAATGAATGAAAATAACCAAAGGATGTCAGAAAATATTAATAAATTTAAAGATGAATTAAAAAAAGAGATAAGTAATGATTTTGAAACATTAAATAGGAAAATCGAAAACAAACTGGATATGATGAATACAAAAGTCGAGGAACGTTTATCCAAAGGTTTTGAAGAAACAACGAAGACTTTTGGAAATGTATTGGAAAGACTTGGAAAAATTGATGAAGCCCAGAAAAAAATTGAAGACTTATCAAGTAATGTAGTTTCCCTGCAAGATGTACTGACTGATAAGAAAAGCAGAGGAATATTCGGAGAAGTTCAGATGTATCAAATACTTTCTTCAGTATTCGGGGAAAAAAACGATAGGATATATAGGAAACAGTACAAACTATCGAATGGAATGATTGTAGATGCCGTTATATTTGCACCTGAACCTATGGGGAATATAGCCGTTGATTCAAAATTTCCTCTTGAAAATTACAGAAGAATGTACGACAGTGAACTTACACTTTCTGAAAGGGAAAATGCAAAAAAAGAATTTTCGATAAATTTGAAAAAACATATTGACGATATTTCTTCAAAATATATAGTTCATGGGGAAACATCCGATCAGGCGATATTATTTTTACCTGCTGAAGCTGTATTTGCCGAAATAAATGCTTATCATACTGAAATAATAGAATACGCTTACAGAAAAAATGTCAGAATAGCTTCACCAACTACTCTTATGTCTGTTCTTACTACATTGCAGGTAATAATGATGAACATTGAAAGGGACAAATATGCACACATTATTCAGGAAGAACTTATAAAGTTGAATAAAGAATTTGACAGGTATCAGGAAAGATGGACAACTCTTGAAAAAGACATTGAAAAAGTGACGAGAGACGTAAAGAGTATAACGACAACATCAAATAAAATAACTAAAAGATTTAATGAAATATCAAGTGTAGAATTTACCGAAAAAGTAACAGTGAAAAATGGAGAAATTCAGTAA
- a CDS encoding YihY/virulence factor BrkB family protein: MKLKFNISEIMEKLSIENIKKYTREMFQMINLIYRNYSDGETQILACTLTYFSMIAIFPILALILGITKGFGLDKLFIQKIFELVPQNEGMVRTVLDIANKLLASTEGSILTGVGVVILINSAIKVLMMLEDSFNKIWRINKNRSITRRIVDYVAIVFLGPILLIVIIATNSFVVEKMSTFFFGGAIIVNIFLHILGPLFYIFLFTLLFYIIPNTNVKLKPALISGIITAILCLVLKIAFTWLQSSITRYNAIYGSLALIPIFLTWVQYVWVTILLGAQIAFSIQTSDEFLYNEKVEMPIKLRKEAGLLILSLIITRFKRKEEPYTHGELTRKLGMEALFIKDILSELEKMNFVNEVITDKNEEVKYQVAYDPEDLSFEIFINRFEEKNFDYYSNIFDNLTEEEKELLNNIKEKIVFEDKELLKNIKIN; this comes from the coding sequence ATGAAATTGAAATTTAATATATCCGAAATAATGGAAAAATTAAGTATAGAAAATATAAAAAAATATACAAGAGAAATGTTCCAGATGATAAATCTTATTTACAGAAATTACAGTGATGGAGAAACACAGATACTTGCCTGTACACTGACATATTTTTCAATGATTGCGATATTTCCCATTTTGGCATTAATTCTCGGAATTACTAAAGGATTCGGTCTTGATAAACTTTTTATCCAGAAAATATTTGAACTTGTACCTCAAAATGAAGGAATGGTAAGAACTGTCCTTGATATAGCAAATAAGCTTCTTGCTTCTACTGAAGGAAGTATCCTTACAGGAGTCGGTGTAGTTATACTAATTAATTCGGCAATAAAAGTACTGATGATGTTGGAAGATTCCTTTAATAAAATATGGCGGATAAATAAAAATCGTTCTATAACTAGAAGAATAGTGGATTATGTAGCGATTGTATTTTTAGGGCCGATATTGCTTATTGTAATAATAGCTACAAATTCATTTGTTGTTGAAAAAATGAGTACATTTTTTTTCGGAGGAGCAATTATTGTAAATATTTTTTTACATATATTAGGACCTCTATTTTATATATTTCTATTTACACTCTTGTTTTATATAATACCGAATACCAATGTAAAGTTAAAACCCGCTCTTATATCCGGAATAATAACGGCAATTCTCTGTCTTGTACTAAAAATTGCATTTACATGGCTTCAATCATCTATTACGAGATATAACGCCATTTACGGAAGTTTAGCTTTAATTCCCATATTTCTTACATGGGTGCAGTATGTATGGGTAACTATTTTACTTGGAGCCCAGATTGCTTTTTCGATACAGACTTCAGACGAATTTTTATATAATGAAAAAGTGGAAATGCCGATAAAATTGAGAAAAGAAGCGGGATTGTTAATTTTGTCACTCATAATTACGAGATTTAAAAGGAAAGAAGAACCTTATACACATGGTGAATTAACTAGAAAACTGGGAATGGAAGCATTATTTATAAAAGATATATTATCAGAACTTGAAAAAATGAATTTTGTAAACGAAGTAATAACTGATAAGAATGAAGAAGTTAAGTATCAGGTAGCTTATGATCCTGAAGATCTTTCTTTTGAAATATTTATAAACAGGTTTGAAGAGAAAAACTTTGATTATTATAGTAATATTTTTGATAATCTGACTGAAGAAGAAAAAGAGCTTCTTAACAACATAAAGGAAAAAATAGTATTTGAGGATAAAGAGTTACTTAAAAATATAAAAATAAATTAA
- the thiI gene encoding tRNA uracil 4-sulfurtransferase ThiI, which yields MNYMNTALLNCIGLSYGELSLKGKNRGQFEKILRSTINKTLDGYEFKLNEDLSKLYIDIKNEDMDKITEKLKKIFGIIGLNQSIKIERDDTIIKEKILEVANYAYEYGARNFKVAVNRSNKGFEKKSMDYAKELGAHILINSPFEKVKMKDPDILINVEIRKSVYIYTEKIKTYGGLPIGSTGKGLVLLSGGIDSPVASFMMAKRGMRINFVTFHSFPFTSRKALEKIKELTEILSIYTGKSRLYIINILKIQEEINSKTRKEFATILTRRAMMKLAEKLSHNMQYQALITGESLGQVASQTLGGLTCTNASVEKVPVLRPLIGMDKTEIIEMAKEIGTYEKSIEPHEDSCVIFAPKHPATNPKLEDIIFEEKKIENYNEILEEVFNEREFFNIE from the coding sequence ATGAATTATATGAATACAGCCCTTTTAAATTGTATAGGTCTGTCATATGGAGAATTATCTTTAAAAGGAAAAAATAGAGGACAATTTGAAAAAATATTAAGAAGTACTATAAATAAAACATTAGATGGATATGAATTTAAGTTGAACGAAGATTTATCCAAATTATATATAGATATAAAAAATGAAGATATGGATAAAATTACAGAAAAATTAAAGAAAATTTTTGGAATTATAGGACTGAATCAGTCAATTAAAATTGAAAGAGATGATACAATAATAAAGGAAAAAATTCTGGAAGTGGCAAATTATGCCTATGAATACGGAGCAAGAAATTTTAAAGTAGCTGTAAACAGAAGTAATAAAGGATTTGAAAAAAAATCTATGGATTATGCAAAGGAACTGGGAGCTCATATACTTATAAACAGTCCTTTTGAAAAAGTAAAAATGAAAGATCCCGATATACTTATAAATGTTGAAATAAGAAAAAGTGTATATATTTATACTGAAAAAATAAAAACTTATGGAGGACTTCCTATAGGTTCGACAGGGAAAGGGCTTGTTCTCCTTTCAGGGGGAATTGACAGTCCTGTAGCATCATTTATGATGGCAAAACGAGGAATGAGAATAAATTTTGTAACATTTCACAGTTTTCCTTTTACAAGCAGGAAAGCCCTTGAAAAAATAAAGGAATTGACTGAGATATTATCAATTTATACAGGGAAAAGCAGACTTTACATAATAAACATACTAAAAATTCAAGAAGAAATAAACAGTAAGACAAGAAAAGAATTTGCTACGATATTGACAAGAAGAGCAATGATGAAGTTGGCAGAAAAGTTGTCACATAATATGCAGTATCAGGCACTGATTACCGGAGAAAGTTTAGGACAAGTGGCTTCCCAGACTTTAGGGGGACTTACTTGTACAAACGCTTCAGTAGAAAAAGTTCCTGTATTAAGGCCTCTTATTGGAATGGATAAAACAGAAATAATAGAAATGGCAAAGGAAATAGGAACTTATGAAAAATCAATAGAACCCCATGAAGATTCCTGTGTTATATTTGCTCCGAAACATCCCGCTACGAATCCTAAATTGGAAGATATAATTTTTGAAGAAAAAAAAATAGAAAATTATAACGAAATTCTTGAGGAAGTATTTAATGAGCGAGAATTTTTTAATATAGAATAG
- a CDS encoding cysteine desulfurase family protein: MIYLDNAASTKPKREVIEAMTEVMEKNYANPDAIHEFSHGIFIKIKEARKTVGNFLGLDFSRIYFTAGGSDGNNLIIQGIIKANSQKKKHLITTKIEHPSVYETFRHYETEGFEVDFLNVDKDGFIDMEQLKNILREDTLLVSVGGVNSETGTIQDIGKIAEIIKKKNKDIYFHTDFVQGLGCTNIKFDKIPVDAVTVSGHKIYAPKGIGAIYIANEVKTANVIYGSNSENGIVKRTMPAELITAFAKAVELVDMNYKKDMEHMQKLKIELAEKIGKNINDIRINSLLNAEKSSPKVLNVSFKGVKGEVLTHFLGMNEIYVSTGSACSSKKGNSKVLTAMGLSNEELEGALRFSFSWGNTSDEINKVVEVLKNSVEKIRKMR, translated from the coding sequence ATGATATATTTAGATAATGCTGCCAGCACAAAACCGAAAAGAGAAGTAATAGAAGCAATGACGGAAGTAATGGAAAAAAATTATGCCAATCCCGATGCAATTCATGAATTTTCTCATGGAATATTTATAAAAATAAAAGAAGCAAGAAAAACAGTAGGAAATTTTTTAGGATTGGACTTTTCAAGAATATATTTTACAGCCGGAGGTTCAGACGGTAATAACCTCATAATACAGGGAATTATAAAGGCGAATTCTCAAAAAAAGAAACATCTGATTACAACAAAAATTGAACATCCTTCAGTATATGAAACGTTCAGACATTATGAAACTGAAGGATTTGAAGTGGATTTTCTTAACGTGGATAAAGACGGATTTATAGATATGGAACAACTCAAAAATATTTTAAGGGAAGACACTCTTTTAGTTTCCGTGGGAGGAGTAAATAGCGAAACGGGAACAATACAGGATATAGGAAAAATAGCTGAAATAATTAAGAAAAAGAATAAAGATATTTATTTTCATACTGATTTTGTACAGGGATTAGGATGTACAAATATAAAGTTCGATAAAATTCCGGTAGATGCAGTAACTGTCAGTGGACATAAAATCTATGCTCCTAAAGGGATAGGTGCAATTTATATTGCAAACGAAGTAAAGACGGCAAATGTAATTTACGGTTCAAACTCCGAAAACGGAATTGTGAAAAGAACAATGCCTGCAGAATTAATAACTGCATTTGCAAAAGCAGTCGAATTAGTTGATATGAACTATAAAAAAGATATGGAACATATGCAGAAGCTTAAAATAGAACTTGCGGAAAAAATAGGAAAAAATATAAATGATATCAGAATAAATTCTCTACTTAATGCTGAAAAATCCAGTCCGAAAGTTCTGAATGTATCATTTAAAGGGGTGAAAGGGGAAGTGCTTACTCATTTTTTAGGAATGAATGAAATTTATGTTTCTACAGGTTCTGCCTGTTCTTCCAAAAAAGGGAACAGTAAAGTACTGACAGCTATGGGACTTAGTAATGAAGAACTTGAGGGAGCGTTAAGATTCAGTTTTTCATGGGGAAATACTTCAGATGAAATTAATAAGGTAGTGGAAGTTTTGAAAAATAGTGTTGAAAAAATAAGAAAAATGAGATAA
- a CDS encoding VWA domain-containing protein, with protein MKQKKLNFIIYLFLILCIITCGKKVVETEKGEKNDGAVKSLSEEEMQNKKGLFSEHPLPIYDYESITEYPKGLLAPSENLEYNKFRSEHFDEIEKYLDQFEKTENASDEKVDKIFTQLLYLYAADYKGAKDLKEYGYIIFKKDGINPVTGVPLIEDIKVNIEIILDASGSMVKKIGDKTMMDIAKESIYKMLETLPENVNVGLRVYGHKGNNTVAEKEISCKSSELISPISKLDKSGIKEKLSSVTASGWTPIGESIRLGAEDFQKFQDNKNLNILYIISDGIETCNGDPVQSAKSIESMNVKPVMGIIGFNVNPSQELNLRNIAKAGRGHYATADTGEVLIKELMKIHEIAMSKYDWKSLDTIDIMRVSNRHTFEGNLMISNSMDFLIYHEAFTFEDMVRYLERTGKIDSITREKLFKKINDRNNKLHEIKREMKNKREMEMEKIRAEYTKRIGEEAYVILPEVN; from the coding sequence ATGAAGCAGAAAAAATTAAATTTTATAATATATTTATTTTTAATATTGTGTATAATTACTTGCGGAAAGAAAGTAGTGGAAACGGAAAAAGGTGAAAAGAATGACGGAGCTGTCAAAAGTCTTTCGGAGGAAGAAATGCAAAATAAGAAGGGACTCTTTTCCGAACATCCTTTACCGATATACGATTATGAGAGTATAACCGAATATCCTAAAGGATTGCTTGCTCCATCAGAAAATTTGGAATACAATAAATTCCGTTCGGAACATTTTGATGAAATAGAAAAATATTTGGATCAGTTTGAAAAAACAGAAAATGCAAGTGATGAAAAAGTTGATAAAATATTTACTCAGTTACTTTATCTTTATGCTGCAGATTATAAAGGTGCAAAAGACCTGAAAGAATATGGATATATTATATTTAAAAAAGACGGTATAAATCCTGTTACAGGTGTACCTTTAATTGAGGATATCAAAGTCAATATTGAAATAATCCTTGATGCAAGCGGTAGCATGGTAAAAAAAATTGGAGATAAAACAATGATGGATATTGCAAAGGAATCTATATATAAAATGTTGGAAACCTTACCTGAAAATGTAAATGTAGGGTTGCGTGTATATGGACATAAAGGAAATAACACTGTAGCTGAAAAGGAAATATCCTGTAAAAGTTCGGAACTTATAAGTCCTATTTCAAAACTTGACAAATCAGGGATTAAGGAAAAACTTTCTTCGGTTACCGCTTCAGGATGGACCCCTATTGGAGAATCTATAAGACTCGGAGCTGAAGATTTTCAGAAATTTCAGGATAATAAAAATCTGAATATACTATATATTATAAGTGACGGTATTGAAACATGTAACGGTGATCCTGTACAGTCGGCAAAAAGTATAGAAAGCATGAATGTAAAACCTGTTATGGGAATTATAGGATTCAATGTCAATCCTTCACAGGAGTTAAATCTGAGAAATATAGCAAAAGCCGGAAGAGGGCATTATGCAACTGCCGATACGGGAGAAGTTCTTATTAAGGAGTTGATGAAAATACATGAAATTGCTATGAGTAAGTACGACTGGAAATCTTTGGATACAATTGATATTATGAGAGTTTCAAACAGACATACTTTTGAAGGGAATCTGATGATTTCAAACAGTATGGATTTTCTTATTTATCATGAAGCATTTACTTTCGAAGATATGGTCAGATATCTTGAAAGAACAGGTAAGATAGATTCTATTACAAGGGAAAAACTTTTTAAAAAAATAAATGACAGAAATAACAAGCTTCATGAAATTAAGAGGGAAATGAAAAATAAAAGAGAAATGGAAATGGAAAAAATTAGAGCCGAATATACAAAAAGAATCGGAGAAGAAGCATATGTCATACTACCTGAAGTAAATTAG
- a CDS encoding glycoside hydrolase family 57 protein has product MNGYLSFVLHAHLPYVRHPEHKEFLEEDWLYEAITETYIPLLEMFESLTKDSIPWNLTMTMSGTLVNMLNDDLLRKRYLTHMSKLIEFCELEIERLKEYPDMLKVAEHNLWFNKRAKTVYENKYMKDLVGAFRKFQEQGNLEIIPVTATHGFLPLMKDYPEAVNAQIYMAKKDYIKNFNREPKGIWLAECAYYPEQDKFLEKHGIRYFLVDAHGIMHSDPRPVYGIYSPVYTKNGVAAFARDLESSEQVWSSEIGYPGDGVYREFHKDAGYELDYEYVKPYLHSDGIRRNMGIKYHAITDKKGSFKACYDPDVAYGKAKEHAYNFVHNRSKQIEFLASKMKYRKPIVVSPYDAELYGHWWYEGPIFLEWVFRAVAESNFSTITPYQYLERYPTNQIVDVSMSSWGANGYYDVWMDGSNDYVYRHLHKAAKKMIELANGREPENELEHRALNQAARELLMAQTSCWEFIMFTGTMVGYAHKKISDHIHRLFKIYEDFKNRMLDESWIREIEYRDNIFPEIEYKMYRTDWL; this is encoded by the coding sequence ATGAATGGATATTTAAGTTTTGTTTTACATGCACATTTGCCTTATGTAAGACATCCCGAGCACAAAGAATTTTTAGAAGAGGATTGGTTATATGAAGCAATTACTGAAACATATATTCCTCTTCTGGAAATGTTTGAAAGTTTGACAAAAGACAGTATTCCGTGGAATTTGACAATGACTATGTCAGGAACACTTGTAAATATGCTTAATGATGATTTGTTAAGAAAAAGATACCTTACTCATATGAGTAAATTAATCGAATTTTGTGAGTTGGAAATAGAAAGACTGAAAGAATATCCCGATATGCTTAAAGTGGCAGAACATAACTTATGGTTTAATAAAAGAGCGAAAACTGTGTATGAAAATAAATATATGAAAGATTTAGTAGGGGCATTTAGAAAATTTCAGGAACAGGGAAACCTTGAAATAATTCCTGTTACCGCAACACATGGATTTTTACCGCTAATGAAAGATTATCCTGAAGCTGTAAATGCACAAATATACATGGCAAAAAAAGATTATATAAAAAATTTCAATAGAGAACCTAAAGGTATTTGGCTTGCGGAATGTGCATATTATCCGGAACAGGATAAATTTCTCGAAAAGCATGGAATAAGATATTTTCTTGTAGATGCACACGGAATAATGCACAGTGATCCGAGACCCGTTTACGGTATTTATTCTCCTGTTTATACAAAAAACGGAGTGGCGGCATTTGCAAGGGATTTGGAATCTTCAGAGCAGGTATGGAGTTCGGAAATCGGTTATCCCGGAGATGGAGTTTATAGGGAGTTTCATAAAGATGCAGGATATGAACTTGATTATGAATATGTAAAGCCCTATCTTCACAGTGACGGTATAAGAAGAAATATGGGAATAAAATATCACGCTATTACAGATAAGAAAGGAAGTTTTAAAGCATGTTATGACCCTGATGTTGCTTATGGAAAGGCAAAAGAACATGCATATAATTTTGTTCACAACAGGTCAAAACAGATAGAATTTCTTGCTTCAAAAATGAAATATCGTAAACCTATTGTTGTTTCCCCTTACGATGCGGAACTTTATGGACACTGGTGGTATGAGGGGCCGATTTTTCTTGAATGGGTATTCAGAGCAGTTGCCGAATCAAACTTTTCAACAATAACACCATATCAATATCTTGAAAGATATCCGACTAATCAGATAGTAGATGTAAGTATGTCAAGTTGGGGAGCAAACGGATATTATGATGTGTGGATGGACGGCTCAAATGATTATGTTTATAGGCATTTACATAAAGCGGCGAAAAAAATGATAGAGCTTGCAAATGGAAGAGAGCCTGAAAATGAGTTGGAACATAGAGCATTAAATCAGGCTGCGAGAGAACTTCTAATGGCACAGACATCCTGTTGGGAATTTATAATGTTTACAGGTACAATGGTCGGATATGCTCATAAAAAAATAAGTGATCATATACATCGACTGTTTAAAATATACGAGGATTTCAAAAATAGAATGCTTGATGAAAGTTGGATAAGAGAAATAGAATATAGAGATAATATATTTCCTGAAATAGAATACAAAATGTACAGGACAGATTGGCTTTGA
- a CDS encoding patatin-like phospholipase family protein, with the protein MKKILFITFLFTLTANLGFSEYDKINRGKNEKLETENVENIENKENKNIGLVLSGGTAKGLAHIGVLKVLEEEKVPIQYVTGTSMGSIIGGMYSIGYTPEEIEKIAIEMDWFSLFSDKIERKDKGALRNLIEDRNSAVLPIEKFAPKLPSGAVGGKTASEQLNGIFYGVTDINDFRKFPRKFAAVATDLETGEGVMLDKGSIATVIRSSLSLPTIFAPIRDGNRLYVDGGIVRNLPVQDVKVLGADYTIGINVGEGFTKRDEMKLNLIDVISDSATIAGRQEVERQKRMLDLYMAPELEKIDSSDFSKVKEIIALGEKVARENIETIRKLSNSAMFEKLENQRREFRNSWKEEYEIKNIEIAGNRKYKKEYFEKFLPALPQKLNRKSMESIVNKIYQNGNFTTAYYEVKGDTLKLTVQEKPSDYLTVSGNVNNENLATLGIGAQGNKIINNVNVVYSLNTIVNNEYSLNGALSAFIGKESKILLLTKFEHKKDIIKNQHYGGRNFEYENRKLKFSGGIGFEIKKDMLFLISGGYQISAVGKHMDENRNRKVKFPYYEALFTYDTRDSIIFTTKGVYFTAAYVFSKSKDTEFNSVYTEGEINIPVSEKVTVTPSVLYVSSKGDKIPETYGPKLGGIRTSDYSMEFLGLPPDKIEGNSIFRGKIKFQYNISKFIYADASFAHANISDKSFSFRKRKKQSYSLGIGIKTPLGPWYLGVAKTPGEHFRYFFNFGYEPKGFERN; encoded by the coding sequence ATGAAAAAAATATTATTTATAACTTTTTTATTTACTTTAACAGCAAACTTAGGATTTTCAGAATATGATAAAATAAACCGGGGAAAAAATGAAAAATTGGAAACGGAAAATGTAGAAAATATTGAAAATAAGGAAAATAAAAATATCGGTCTTGTACTTAGTGGAGGCACAGCTAAAGGACTTGCTCATATCGGTGTTTTAAAGGTACTTGAAGAAGAAAAAGTACCGATTCAGTATGTTACAGGGACAAGTATGGGGAGTATTATAGGAGGAATGTATAGTATAGGTTATACACCTGAAGAAATAGAAAAAATAGCTATTGAAATGGATTGGTTTTCCCTTTTCAGTGATAAAATTGAAAGAAAAGATAAAGGAGCTTTAAGAAATTTAATAGAGGACAGAAATTCGGCAGTGCTTCCGATAGAAAAGTTTGCACCTAAACTACCGTCAGGAGCAGTAGGAGGAAAAACTGCAAGTGAGCAGCTGAACGGTATATTTTATGGGGTCACGGATATAAATGATTTTCGTAAGTTTCCAAGAAAATTTGCTGCTGTTGCCACAGACTTGGAAACAGGAGAAGGAGTAATGCTGGATAAAGGTTCTATTGCTACAGTAATAAGGTCAAGTTTGTCTTTACCTACAATTTTTGCACCCATAAGGGATGGAAACAGACTTTATGTAGACGGAGGGATAGTCAGAAATTTACCGGTTCAGGATGTCAAAGTACTGGGAGCGGACTATACAATAGGTATAAATGTAGGGGAAGGGTTTACAAAAAGAGATGAAATGAAACTGAATCTTATAGATGTCATTTCAGATAGTGCCACTATCGCGGGAAGACAGGAAGTCGAAAGGCAGAAAAGAATGCTTGATTTATATATGGCACCTGAACTTGAAAAAATAGATTCTTCAGATTTCAGTAAAGTTAAGGAAATTATAGCGTTAGGTGAAAAAGTTGCCCGTGAAAATATTGAAACTATAAGAAAACTGAGCAATTCTGCTATGTTTGAAAAATTGGAAAATCAGAGAAGAGAATTTAGAAACAGTTGGAAAGAAGAATATGAAATAAAAAATATCGAAATAGCAGGAAACAGAAAATATAAAAAAGAGTATTTTGAAAAATTTTTACCTGCTTTACCCCAAAAATTAAATAGAAAATCAATGGAAAGTATAGTAAATAAAATATATCAAAATGGAAATTTCACTACAGCATATTATGAAGTAAAAGGTGATACACTAAAGTTAACAGTACAGGAGAAACCCTCAGATTATCTAACTGTATCAGGTAATGTAAACAATGAAAATCTGGCAACTTTAGGTATAGGAGCACAAGGGAATAAAATTATTAATAATGTCAATGTCGTTTATTCATTAAATACCATTGTAAATAATGAATATAGCCTGAATGGAGCATTGTCTGCATTTATAGGAAAAGAATCTAAAATACTCTTACTTACGAAATTTGAACATAAAAAAGATATTATAAAAAATCAGCATTACGGTGGAAGAAACTTTGAATATGAAAATAGAAAATTAAAGTTCAGTGGAGGAATAGGTTTTGAAATAAAAAAAGATATGCTTTTCTTAATAAGCGGGGGATATCAGATATCTGCTGTAGGGAAACATATGGATGAAAATAGAAACAGGAAAGTAAAATTTCCTTATTATGAAGCTCTATTTACTTATGATACGAGAGATTCAATAATATTTACGACAAAAGGAGTATATTTTACAGCTGCTTACGTCTTTTCAAAATCAAAAGATACTGAGTTCAATTCGGTTTATACAGAAGGGGAAATAAATATACCGGTTTCGGAAAAGGTTACTGTAACTCCAAGCGTATTGTATGTATCATCTAAGGGAGATAAAATTCCTGAGACATATGGTCCTAAACTTGGAGGCATAAGAACGTCCGACTATTCAATGGAATTTCTGGGATTACCTCCTGATAAAATAGAAGGAAACAGTATATTTAGAGGAAAAATAAAATTCCAGTATAATATTTCAAAGTTTATTTATGCAGATGCATCTTTCGCTCATGCAAATATATCCGATAAAAGTTTTTCTTTCAGAAAAAGAAAGAAACAGAGTTATAGTTTAGGAATAGGCATAAAGACACCTTTAGGACCTTGGTATTTGGGAGTAGCTAAAACTCCCGGAGAACATTTCAGATATTTTTTCAATTTCGGATACGAGCCTAAAGGATTTGAAAGAAACTAA